The sequence GCTCAATCCATGGAGATCTAGATGGGATCCCCAGTATCCGCATCGCCGTGGAGGGCCATTGGCACGAAGGGAGCACCCTGCCTTTGGCCCCTGAAGGGAATTGAAGGCGGCGCGATTCAGGATTTCGGCCTGATCAACACACAAGCTCCGCCGCCGGGCGCGAGCTTAACGCGTATCATCGCGGCTTTATCCACCTCCCGCGTCTCGGCCCGATAGTCTTCCACATGGGTGCGGTAGTCGGATTGAGGGCCGTCCTGAATGACGAGGGCCTCGTATTTTCCAGCGGCCAGAAAGGACAATGGCACGCTCAATTCGCGCGGCGATTCATTGGTGGCGGCACCGATCAGCCAAGCTCCATCCGCTGCCTGCCGGGCCATCACGATGTACTCGCCGATCTCTCCGGCGAGTGTCTTGCTCTCCCGCCACGGCATGCGCTCAGCAGAGATGAAGCGCAGCAATTCAGGATGACGACTGTAGTATTCGGGAATGTCCGGGATGATGGTGGCCCCTGAGAACACGATCAGAGTACGGGCAACCTCGGCGGTGAGTGTGGACGGCACGGGCACACCGTGATCCACACGGCCAGCTTGGGTGAGATCGGCCAAACCGTTGTTCATGTCGATGGGCCCGGCGAGCATGTTGACGAACACGCTGGTCACGAACGTCTTCGGCTGAAAGACCTTATGACCGTCGAGTTGGGACTGGCAATACTCACGGGTGACCGCATTGGGCCACGTCCGCATCTGGCCGTATGGGTGAACCGGCATATCGTGGTAGTCGCACAGCAATTTGTTCTTCGCGCAAAGCTCGGTGATCATGCGGGTACGCTGGTTCTTTTCTCCAGGCGATCCATTCATGAAGCCGTACTTCACTCCCGCTGCACCCCACTCGCCATATTGTTTCAAGGTTTCATCAATGGGAAATTTGCGTCCTCCGATGTCGTTCAGATAAAGCCAAAGGCCCACGTTCCTGGTTTTCCCATAGGCGATGATTTCGCGGACCTGATCGACCTTTCCTCCCTTCACCGGGTCCGAACCGTTGCCGAACTCCGGACCGTACCAATTCGCGTCCAGAACCAGGTAGGGGATTCCATTCTCGGAAGCGAAATCGACCATGCGCTTCCAAGACGGAAGGGACATGTCGTAGCGGAAGCCGTCCACCTTTGCGCCATTGATGCGCCAGTCCCAAACGGCCACACCGGGCTTCACCCAGGAGAAATCCATGCTGGCGGGCGGCGGCGGGTTGAGCAGCTCGATGAGATGGGAGTCCACGAGGGCACCGGGCGAGCGCCCGAACATGATCACCTTCCACGACGCGCTCGGTTTGGAAGCAATCCGGAGCGACATCTTGTCCGGTGTGGCTTCCAAAGCCAACGGTTCGCCTTCGACCAGATCGGCCTCGTGCAAAGCCAAGTAATCGTTGGCGGTGGTTCTGATCGTCATCACCGGCTTCCGGAGTCCTTTCGAAGCGCTGAGTTTTTCCGGCCCGATGTTGTGATTCTCCCCGTTGTAGGACCACGCGGTGTAATCGCCAGCGAAGTTGAAAGCGGTGGCCTCCGCTCCGACCGACCTTGCGCCGGGGAAAACGTAGCGGAACGCCACACCTTCATCGTAGGCGCGCGCCTCGATCTGATAGGATCCCAGATCGATCAGCGCTTCCCGATAGCGATCCGGAACGAGCGTTCGCTTGCCCCACACGGGCTTCCACACCGAGTTTTCATTGCGTCGCTTGACGCTGGCAAACCTCCCTCCGACGAAACCCAGCGGGGAAGGCGAAATCACCGGCTTCGCATCGACTGCAAGTGAATGCGTGACGCCGCCGTCCGGTGCGACCTCGATGGTCAGCTTGAGATGGCTGTCCGGGGAATCAATGACGACGGTCTCGGCGAAAGCGGTCGGATCGCAAAGAAGTGCGACGATGGCAACGGGCACCAGACGAGTTCGTATCATGGTTTGGATGGTTGGAGAAGGATTCCACATTTCCGCCTTCCGAAGCAAAGATGGCTACCAGGGTATTGCGAATGAGCGGACAGCCTTGGCCATTCAGTATCCGCAATGAGAAGCGGCAGGGCACGACAACACCGCGAAGTACGGAAGGGATCGAAGAGTGATGCTCCGAGCATCGTAAAATCGCAGCCCACGTAAAGCACATCCCTCGATTATCCATCGCCCTCCCGTGGCCGGAAAGCAGGGCCTCGGCAAAGAGAGTCGCATCCCCCCTTTGAGGATATTGGGGCTCACAGCAAAACCTGATACGGTCCCCGTTTCCTACAGGCATATGCCTGCTGGCACCCCGCACCCAATGCTCGGTCCGAACCTCGCCGCCATTTGTAGAAGCCGCTCCGCCCGTGAACAAGAGTCACGCGGCCACCAAGCTTCTGCCGCAAATCCACTTCTTCCAGAGGGTATGGCGAGCGC comes from Luteolibacter sp. LG18 and encodes:
- a CDS encoding glycoside hydrolase family 97 catalytic domain-containing protein, with translation MIRTRLVPVAIVALLCDPTAFAETVVIDSPDSHLKLTIEVAPDGGVTHSLAVDAKPVISPSPLGFVGGRFASVKRRNENSVWKPVWGKRTLVPDRYREALIDLGSYQIEARAYDEGVAFRYVFPGARSVGAEATAFNFAGDYTAWSYNGENHNIGPEKLSASKGLRKPVMTIRTTANDYLALHEADLVEGEPLALEATPDKMSLRIASKPSASWKVIMFGRSPGALVDSHLIELLNPPPPASMDFSWVKPGVAVWDWRINGAKVDGFRYDMSLPSWKRMVDFASENGIPYLVLDANWYGPEFGNGSDPVKGGKVDQVREIIAYGKTRNVGLWLYLNDIGGRKFPIDETLKQYGEWGAAGVKYGFMNGSPGEKNQRTRMITELCAKNKLLCDYHDMPVHPYGQMRTWPNAVTREYCQSQLDGHKVFQPKTFVTSVFVNMLAGPIDMNNGLADLTQAGRVDHGVPVPSTLTAEVARTLIVFSGATIIPDIPEYYSRHPELLRFISAERMPWRESKTLAGEIGEYIVMARQAADGAWLIGAATNESPRELSVPLSFLAAGKYEALVIQDGPQSDYRTHVEDYRAETREVDKAAMIRVKLAPGGGACVLIRPKS